From a single Sphaeramia orbicularis chromosome 4, fSphaOr1.1, whole genome shotgun sequence genomic region:
- the LOC115417885 gene encoding protein enabled homolog has product MFSDSRPREQKGFKPHAPHFIPWLRNSLKPHHSSDLGLNGPYKSSSDASKNLTPLEKAKGIGFFSKEKKGDLRCNGVGMARMLPVVLRGHHILSGTLGKQREESPAKWNQTPELQLEPNIDSRDGPKVLDKTSTSVQDNHTFDKNHGSILSLIQCQNEETTTSARKYGPLVGPPPTPVPALESNCEVPVVVCMEDKGGKVWNYSSHMYSHRDLHSSSWLGSDTQGVIKRQHGFSSNFSFIKHQSRNSQSHRDLSTLREPPVDSFNGPLNGLIFSTEVHHRGLGCSTTVRRPRKPRPSSERISSQSQTWLQQRTYSESEGIHQKEARCNRKVVRNQIKRVVDNLEQVLTALRDVQQEMKEVVHQIDYLTSSIDLNEDEQQQHGTRGGDDIKAHSSSSSSSGSSSSTRQRSAEPEDQPGSGVWRDHPTKSQSPSNVLLLPVERNQTPRFTCTVGSFPRQAANLLLSVSDKTSSPPQSQTSSEVTASPQMTLPVRPPTPGLSPLTVNLYHPNSPVSHPHSPRPFSSIRVSPISPQSPLFPKPHLPPSLSPSVSKESKLRSHQTPQGDPPSAGPVPATSTQPPSAICSPTNYQTQTVSNADRERRASLAGAHRPSQVYAPPPAAAAKPPTSQGRRGRKPPPYPHHRLSENTNKAKEPRKAPPYPEKRRLLSTTV; this is encoded by the exons ATGTTCTCTGACAGCAGGCCTCGGGAACAGAAGGGCTTTAAGCCTCACGCCCCCCACTTCATACCATGGCTGCGCAATAGTTTGAAGCCCCACCACAGCAGTGACTTGGGACTCAACGGACCTTACAAATCCAGCTCTGATGCCAGCAAAAATCTGACCCCACTGGAGAAAGCAAAAGGGATCGGCTTCTTTTCCAAGGAGAAGAAGGGGGATCTGCGGTGCAATGGTGTTGGGATGGCGAGGATGCTGCCTGTGGTTCTGAGAGGACATCATATACTGTCAGGAACTCTGGGGAAGCAGAGGGAGGAAAGTCCTGCCAAGTGGAACCAGACCCCAGAGCTTCAACTAGAACCAAACATCGATTCAAGGGATGGGCCGAAGGTGCTGGACAAGACCTCCACCTCTGTTCAGGACAACCACACCTTTGACAAGAACCATGGCAGCATTCTGAGCCTGATTCAGTGTCAGAATGAAGAGACCACCACCTCAGCCAGGAAATATGGGCCATTAGTGGGACCCCCTCCCACTCCTGTTCCTGCTTTGGAGTCAAACTGTGAGGTGCCTGTTGTGGTGTGCATGGAGGACAAGGGGGGGAAGGTGTGGAACTACTCCAGCCATATGTACAGCCACAGAGACTTGCATTCATCCAGCTGGTTGGGCTCAGACACACAGGGGGTCATAAAGAGACAACATGGCTTCAGCTCCAACTTCAGCTTCATCAAACACCAGAGCAGGAATTCCCAGAGCCACCGAGACCTGAGCACACTGAGGGAGCCCCCTGTGGATAGCTTCAATGGGCCCCTCAATGGACTCATCTTTTCCACAGAGGTCCATCACAGAGGCCTGGGCTGCAGCACCACCGTCAGAAGGCCCAGAAAACCTAGACCAAGCTCAGAGCGCATTTCCAGCCAGAGTCAGACGTGGTTACAACAGAGGACTTACAGTGAATCGGAAGGAATACACCAGAAGGAAGCAAGGTGCAACAGAAAAGTGGTTCGAAACCAGATTAAACGTGTGGTGGATAACCTGGAGCAGGTCCTGACAGCACTGAGGGATGTTCAACAGGAAATGAAAGAG GTGGTGCATCAAATTGACTACCTAACATCGTCCATTGATCTGAATGAGGACGAGCAGCAACAGCATGGGACCAGAGGAGGAGATGATATCAAGGCTCACAGTAGCAGCAGCTCCAGCTCAGGTTCCAGCTCCAGCACCCGTCAGAGATCAGCAGAACCTGAGGATCAGCCAGGATCAGGCGTGTGGAGGGATCATCCAACCAAGAGCCAGTCTCCATCAAATGTGCTGCTGCTTCCTGTAGAGAGGAATCAAACCCCACGCTTCACCTGTACTGTTGGGTCTTTTCCGAGACAAGCTGCTAATCTCCTACTGTCAGTGTCAGACAAGACAAGCAGCCCACCTCAGTCCCAAACCTCCTCTGAAGTTACTGCATCTCCACAAATGACCCTCCCAGTTCGCCCCCCCACTCCTGGCCTTTCCCCTCTAACAGTAAACCTCTATCACCCCAACAGTCCTGTTTCTCACCCCCACTCTCCCAGGCCTTTCTCCTCCATCAGAGTCAGCCCCATCTCACCTCAATCTCCCCTATTTCCAAAGCCTCACCTGCCCCCCTCCCTTAGCCCTTCTGTTTCCAAAGAGTCCAAACTGAGATCTCATCAGACCCCCCAAGGCGACCCCCCATCTGCTGGCCCAGTCCCTGCAACATCGACCCAGCCTCCTTCTGCCATATGCTCCCCCACCAACTACCAAACACAAACGGTATCCAATGCTGACAGAGAGAGACGGGCATCCTTGGCAGGGGCTCACAGACCCTCCCAGGTGTATGCCCCCCCCCCTGCAGCAGCAGCCAAACCACCAACATCACAAGGCCGCAGAGGTCGTAAGCCTCCACCGTACCCACATCACAGGCtttctgaaaacacaaacaaagccAAGGAGCCCCGCAAAGCCCCTCCATACCCAGAGAAAAGAAGGCTGCTCTCGACCACTGTGTGA
- the mydgf gene encoding myeloid-derived growth factor encodes MTSLEMFCAVNLSLLLVVALTCGPAEASAERTKTVEFNVKPGGVVHTFSEGIWEYECSFTYASQGGTNEQWLMSVGLSDDDRLFSCSVWRPQGRSYLFFTQFKAELKGTKIEYANAYSQSASGGQSDMPLKPEEFTVGDSTVTHTDGKFSAQLSKLTVIGRTRHDEL; translated from the exons ATGACAAGTTTAGAAATGTTCTGTGCAGTGAATTTATCGCTTTTGCTTGTGGTGGCGTTGACATGTGGCCCGGCTGAAGCTTCTGCGGAGCGGACCAAGACGGTGGAGTTTAACGTTAAACCGGGAGGAGTGGTGCACACTTTCTCCGAGGGCATT TGGGAGTATGAATGCTCATTCACGTACGCTTCTCAAGGAGGAACCAACGAG CAATGGTTGATGAGTGTGGGTCTGAGTGACGATGACAGACTGTTTTCCTGCTCTGTGTGGAG GCCCCAGGGGAGATCTTACCTGTTTTTCACTCAGTTCAAAGCTGAACTAAAGGGAACCAAAATTGAATATGCCAATGCATAT TCACAGTCAGCATCAGGAGGACAGAGTGACATGCCTCTAAAGCCAGAGGAATTTACTGTAGGCGACTCAACAG TAACCCACACGGATGGAAAGTTCAGCGCTCAACTTTCAAAGCTCACAGTCATTGGACGGACACGGCACGATGAGCTCTGA